From Zea mays cultivar B73 chromosome 3, Zm-B73-REFERENCE-NAM-5.0, whole genome shotgun sequence:
GATCGGTGGAGATCCCCCGCATCGATCGCACGACCCTGCCAACCACTGACGTGCGGGCCCGGGTCGCCGGACCTCTCCTTCCTTCGCCACTCGATTCGGGCAAGCTCAACCGTGGCGCGCTCTTCGGGGTCCGTTGCTGCGGCCTTGGCCGAATTTCTCGCCGTATGAACAGGTCGGGATCAGTTGCCGCGAATCTCTCGTCAGCCGTTGCTAGCCTGGGGCCAAACCCCCCTGACTCCGGGTATATATGCATGGCCATGTTCCTAGTCATCGCGAGGAGCGGGTGGGTAAGCAACTACCTCAACGGAGCGTAGCGTTACAGAGCTGAGAGCGCGCAGGGCAGCCGCCACCATGGGACCTCTCCGGCGTCTGCGATTGGAGGCCAAGATCTGGACAGGGAGCTTCACCGACACCCACCTCGTGTTTGCGTGACCTTTCGGGGTGGGGAATGGCGGGACTCGTCGGGAATTCGTCGCTGAACCTGGTGGCACCGCCGCGGAGCCGCCGGTCACCATGGGCGGGGGTCTACGCCGCATGAGCACCGGTATGGAAGCTCTCACCATGATCACCATTTTCCCCTCTATGCGATCCAGTCGTCGGTAGGATAGGGGGCACACTGGGTGGGGAACGAGTGTAGCTCCGGCGGCACTGCCGTCGTGCGGGGACCGCGGCTCGCCGTGGCGCTCGCCTAGGGAAGAAGAAGCTGCATGCGCCGTTGGATTCCAAGCGGGTGGCCGCGATCGACCCTCTGGCTGATGCGGTCGGGTTGTTGTTGGGTCCGTTGGATCTCCATCGGACGCCCGTGATTGATCGCGCAGGTTTAAAATACGGGTCGTAGATCGTGAATCCTGTGGCCCAGATTGAATATCGGTTCACATAATACGCTAATCTAATCTGTGTCGTTCAACTGTGATCTGAAGGATGAGACCtgaggataccccttcggccatgacAAATTATAAACGAGCCCTCTGGTTTTCTGAAAtatgaacccgccgtccatctgTGGGTTAATCTGAGTCTAGGGAATGTTTATAAGTTGGCCCCTGTACTATACTGAATTTCATGCGCAGTCCAGAAGGAAATAAAAATAggaaaaattatagaaattgatttttaatacaaaaataattctaaaaacttgtataattcatatttaattcattttaactccaaattgaatcattccagttgcaataattttattttaatattgtctatgaactagtaacactgtttagccatgaaacttgaagtaaaattgttcatttgaattaatctgttctgggtgcttaataacttcagaaattaatAACTCGGTagtcgtagctccgaatttagtggttcttgttctcacgatctcgttacgcagcgtagaatattattacatagtttattcttatgtttggtgtgatgttaattttgcatatacatgtttgtctgtattgctacgtttagtagtgaggacacgtgtcaccttaAGAGCaagctggtaactggaatctcaagtcccaggcaagttgtgcccttgatcacttctttttacccactcatgttctaattaatcataatgatctgcataggttaattttgatgggacccaataggttaccctagtttgattatctttataccttgtttaccactgaactttttgggtagtacttgctagttctttatgtggttttgggtatgaagatacattgttcacgattatacttttattatctgcttattatcactgttcatgataagatcattatgttaattggaacatggagcgaccacccggggaaacagtgctaccacaagggtttatggacgcccttggctgattaattaggaaagctagtggaagactaccttacccgaaaggggcaaaggcagtaggtcagtggtcagtgtagggaggtccttgggatgattttgctgcgatggcggtcatgcgagggatccctgcattggagcttcctataaactgtagcgggttttctgaagctagtggaactttgtaaaggtctcgtagtgttaccctgcctcgcctcctcggtagaggtgtatgggaagtcgcgatcccttggcagatgggtaacatgacttgtgggtaaagatgcgcaacctctacagagtgtaaaactggtatactagtcgtgctcacggtcatgagcagctcggaccctcacatgattaatttatggaactaaattcaatttgtcatatgcattgcatcgcaggtaatgttgttacttttgttctactatttaattgggttgatatttacttatacttagtaattgctaataaaattttgaccaactttaaaagcaatgctcagctctaaccatcctctttggtaagccttacacttcacatgaactcccacctttggcgagttcattcacattattcctcacaacttgttgagcgatgaacgtatgtgagctcactcttgctgtctcacacccccccacaggtcaagagcaggtaccgcaggatgaagcgcatggaggatgatgtggcgagttcgtgagaggtctaggccgtcgtctcccagtcaactttgggttgctggaccgttgtctccttataatgtaattatttattttgtatagaactcctattatatagtaaagatgtgacattcgatcttgtgccatgattcatcatatgtgtgagacttggtcccagcacacctggtgattatgttcgcgcccgggctttggtgccccgaaatccgggtgtgacatgttcCCCATGCCTTTTGGGCCGTAGCTCTAGGCACTGCCAGGTATCTCATAAACATCCTACCCACCGAAACCCTCAACCATTCCACGCCTCACTTCTATCTATTTGGTAAACATCCTTCATATGAGCATCTCTGTGTTTTTGGTTGCACTTGTTATCCCAACTTGTCAGCCACTGCCCCCCACAAACTTTCACCCCGCTCCACCCTCTGCGTTTTTCTCGGGTATTCCCCTCACCACAAGGGAACCTTTGTCTCGATCGTCAATCCAATCACATAATCATCTCACGCCACGTGGTCTTTGATGAAGCCTATTTTCCCTTCTCCAAGGCTTCTTCCTCTCCCACGCATGCTGCACTTGATTTCCTAGACATCTCACCTAACACGGTCTCAGTTCCCTTTGAACTGTCACCGGTTTTTCTTCTATAGGTACTGCTGCAACAAAGGACCGTTCACCTGGCGAACCACCTGTGGATGTCCTAGACTACTCACCACAGTCCCTTGGACAGCCACATGAACTTCAGTAGGCTTCCTCACCTTCATCAGCAGCTTTGGCGTCTCCTGCTGCTGGACCAATAGCTCTGGCACCTCATGCTGCTAGACCAGCAGCCCTGGCGCTCCCTGATGCTACAGGAACTCATGTCGTGCCGCCGGCGCCACCAGCAGCTACCCCAGTTGCCCCCAGGGCAATCATCGTCGACTGTTTCGGTGGCCAGGTGTACTCTCGTCGTCGACCTCCTACTACAGCGTCTCCTTCACCTGCAGCCTAGGCGTCTGATGCTGCTGGGCCTCCTGATGATCCAGGAACTACTCCAACTGTCCCTGACGGTGCTATTATTGTCCCCCCTGTGGTCAACCACCACCGTATGACCACTCGGGGCATGCGTGGCCTTCGGTTCCCAGCTCTGTTTGAAGCTTCAGCATTGTCTCCAATTCCTCGCAGCTATCACGCTGCCCTGGCCGATCCCCACTGGCGTGCTGCTATGGAACATTAGTATGCAGCTCTGGTTGGAAACAACACCTGGGATCTCGTTCCTCGGCCACCTCACTCCAATGTTGTGACAGGCAAGTGGATATTCAAGCATAAGTTCAACGTCGATGGTTCTCTTGAGCGGTATAAGGCACACTGGGTCCTTCGCGGGTTCACTCAACGCCCTGGCATCGACTTCTCTGAGACTTTTAGTCCTGTGGTCAAACCTGCTACAGTTCGGACAGTCCTCTCATTGGCTCTTTCATGAGGTTGGCATATTCATCAGTTGGATGTCAATAATGCCTTTCTTCACGGCACGTTGTCTGAAACTGTCATCTGTGCTCAACCCACTGGTTTCAAAGACTCCACTCATCCAGATTATGTATGCCGTCTCAACCGCTCTCTTTATGGACTCAAGCAAGCCCCCCGTGCATGGTACAACAAATTCACTTCTCATATTCTACAACTCGGTTTCATTGAGGCCAAAATAGACACGTCCATGTTTGTCTATCACAAGGGTGCAGTCATGGCCTATCTTCTTCTGTATGTGGATGATATTGTGCTCACTGCCTCCTCCCTGCCAACACTACGACGAATCATCAGTGCCCTCCAGCAAGAATTTCCTATGAAGGATCTTGGCAGACTTCACCATTTCCTCAGCATGCATGTTCAGCACTCTACCTTAGGCATCTATCTTTCCCAGCATCAGTACATGATTGAGATTCTTGAGCGAGCTGGTATGAGTGATTGCAAGCCATGTACTACACCAGTTGATGTGAACCCCAAACTCCCCTCTGATGGCGCTCCAGTTTCGGATCCCACTGATTACCGCAGTCTTGCAGGAGCTCTTCAATACCTTACATTCACCGGTCCAGACATTGCTTATGTTGTTCAGCAGGTTTGTCTCCACATGCATGATCCACGGGAACCACACTTGGCTGCCCTCAAACACATCCTACGATACATCAGAGGCACTTTGCATCTGGGGTTGTTCCTTCGACCAACTTCTCAAACTGAGTTGGTCGTTTACTctgatgtcgattgggcgggctGTCCGGACACCCGCAGATCCACATATGGCTATGCTGTCTTCTTCGGCGACAACCTGGTCTCCTGGTCTTCCAAGCGCCAGAACACGGTTTCTCGCTCCAGTGCTGAAGTCAAATACCGTGTTGTTGCTAATGTCGTTGCTGAGGCAACCTGGCTTCGACAGCTCTTGACTGAATTGCATGCTCCTCTGCCGAAGACGACCTTGGTATACTATGACAACATCAGTTCTGTCTACATGTCCTCCAACCCCGTTCAGCACCAGCGCACCAAACATGTAGAGATCGATATTCATTTCGTTCGAGAACATGTTGCTCTTGGCAATGTCTGTGTCCTACATGTACCAACAACTTCACAATATGCTGACGTCTTCACTAAAGGTCTGTCGTCTTCGGTTTTCACTGATTTTCGGTCCAGCCTCAACGTTCGCTCAACGGACGTATCGACTGCGGGGGATGTTAGACAACAATATTCATTGCCTTGTATATAGGCGTGATGTCTGGCTTCCTTAAGCAGTCGGCCAGCCTTGTATAGCAGGTTAGGATAGAGAGAGATTTGGGGAAGAGTCCACGATAGTAAGGATCAATTATGATCATGTTTTTTCCTTGTTTAGGAGTCCTTTTACCTATGGCTCTTCCCCTATGTATGTAACAGCACTCTTCTCTATCAATACACACAATTCCTACATTCTACTTCACTTACAAAAAATAAAATCGTTTCCAGTGCTATTTACATATTACTCTATGGACTGTAACTTGCTAACGTTCAAGTAGGGGtggtggtaatggatcgtgattCAAATGTTTCTTCATAAATTGCTAAGCCTTAAattattttagttcaaaaatgaatataaATATGACCCGATCGTAACCCGATCCGATCCtttaattttatagtgtaaatccttcaattttatagtgtaaaatataGAGCCCGTTGTCACCCCTACGTACCAAGTAGCTACCCATAAGCATCCCTTACACCAGCAAGCTCTCTGATGGCATCTCTAGTGAGCATCCTTGCTCTCGGTGACTCCTCGGTGCATCGCAGCGCGACCCGGAAAACTGACACGAGGGACTCTTCTAGGCTCTCTTCATCCAGGTTTCTCTCTTCGTGCTGCAACAGAGATAGGTCAGCGACTGCTGTTACTCTCTCGGGATAAGCCGCTGCGACATAGCTGCGGATGCTTTGGCCTCCCTGAAACAAGGGATCTGTTGGCCGCTTTGCCGTGAACATCTCGAGCAGGAGAGTCCCATAGCTGTAGACATCACCTTCCACTGAAACTCCGCCACCCATTCCATACTCTGAAAAAAAAATTGAAGGGCAAAGTTATCAAATTCAAATGCAATAATGCTACTGGTATTTAGGTTTCCGATTCTACAGGTGACAACAAAAACTATCGAGCTAGATTGGTGTGCTAGGTACCTGGAGGAATGTATCCAATGGTGCCTTTGATTCCAGTAGTGTTGGCTATGGGTTGGAACGAGTTGCTGTTAGCTCCCTGGACAAACCGTGACAGCCCAAAGTCCCCTACACGGGCAACCATGTCGTGGTCAAGAAGGACATTGCTCGGCTTCAGATCACAGTGTATAATTGGCACTTGGCCATGGTTGTGAAGGTAGTCAAGAGCCTCAGCGACGTCGAGTGCAATGCTCACTCTCTCAGCCATGGTCAGCGTGCGGGAGGACCTCTCACCGCCTTCCCCGGTGGACGGATGGAGCCATCTGTCAAGATCTCTGTTAGGCATGAACTCGTACACCAAGGCTTTAAAATCACGCCCGCTGTGGTCGATGGTCGAGCAGGCCGTGATGACCTTTACAAGATTGCGGTGTCGAATACTTTTCAGCACCTTGCATTCAGCCAGGAAACTCCGCTCAGCGCCGTGCTGCAGGAGGTTCAGTACTTTTACTGCGACTTCCTGCTCTTCATCGCTTAGTGTTCCCCTGTATACTGAGCCAAAGCTTCCAACGCCAATGAGGTTAGCTGTAGAGAAGCCATCAGTAGACCTACTCAGTTCAGCATACGACAGTTTCAATTGCTGGTCCATCAACTTTGGAACAGGAGGTGTCTCATTACTCTGCACAAGCTTCTGATTCAGTCGCTTTCGAGCATACATCacaaaagtgcatgtggcaaggatTAGGGCCAAGATAGATCCTATGGCAATAGACACGATCAATACAGTTCTTGATTTGTGTAACATATTACCACCAGAACATTTTGGCAGCTGCAGCTCTGAaacaccaccacaaactttgTTCCCTGCAACAAAGAAGTTCCTTGAATCGTTGAACACTCCGCTTGTCGGCACTGGTCCATCAAACTGGTTGTAGGATAGGTTCAGATAATGCAAGTACTGCAACGTCGATAAGTAATCTGGAATTGAACCAGACAGATTATTCTCTGACATGTCCAAGTATTGAAGCCCTTTCATTGAGCTGAGTGATTGGGGAATCCTACCAACAAGCTGGTTTCCCTGCAGAAATAAGTACTCCATTGCTTGGCACTGGAAGAGTGCCCGCGGTACCTCTCCTGAGAGCCTGTTGTTCGACAAGTCTAAAACCCCAAGGCTGCTCAGTCGACCTACTTGTGAAGGTATTGGACCTGAGAAGGTGTTGTGAGACAGGTTGAGGAACAGGGTTAAAGAAGAGAGACTGACAAGCTGCTTTGGTATCATGCCACTGAACTTATTGTAAGACAAGTCCAGGATTGCAATATTTCTCATATTCTCAAAGCTCTCAGGTATGCTTCCTTCCAACTCGTTCTGTGAGAGATCCAGGAAAGAAAGCTGGGTAAGGTTTGCAACAAGCAGAGATGGGATCTCACCAGATAAGTTGTTGCCAGAGACATCTAGCCCAGTCATGTTGTGAAGACCACCAATGGTGTCTGGAATGGTGCCAGTCAAGGCATTATCAGCGATtgcaagaacacgaaggttgctgAGTTTACCTATCTCTGTGGGTATCGAACCACTTATCTTGTTTCCATTTATCAAGATTTGTTGTATCCAAAtggtaaggttgacaagagaagggGGAAGCATGCCTTGAAACCTGTTATAGGAAAGGCTGAGTGCAAACAGTCTACTGCAATTCCCTAGTGATTGTATCAGAGGCCAGTCCCTGTCCCACTTATCCTCAAGCTGGTTAGACTGCAAGTTCAGCACCTCAAGATCTTTCAGCCTACCAATTTCAGGCGGAGCAATCCCCTGTAGATTGTTGATGTGAAGCTGGATCAGACGGAGTCGTGTCATGTTGCCTATTGACATGGGGATGCGCCCTTTGAGCCCGCAGTTGTATAAAGAAAGGGACTGAATTCTTGGTAGAGTGAAACCAATGTCAGCAGGCAGGACAGCAGATAGATCATTGTTTCCCAAGTCAAGTACCCTAATGGATGATAGGTTAAACAATGAGACTGGGATTTTTCCACTAAGGCCAGCAGAAGCTAGCCTGAGAAAATCCAGCTTGGTTAGTCTCCCTAGCACGTCTGGTATGTTGCCACCCAGATTAAAATTCTCACTGGCGTCAAATGCCAGGAGTGATGACAGGTTACCCAGTGACTGGGGAATGCCGCCGGTGAGGTTGCTCCGATGAAGCCCAAAGAACTCGAGTTTCAACAGCGACCCAAACGATGGAGGAATACCACCGGATAGGGTATTCACACTGATGTTGAAAACCCTGAGCTCCTTGCAGTTGCTCAGGTTCGCTGGGATCTCACCATGCAACCCATTCAGCTGCAGCTCCAAATGTGTGAGACGAGCACAATTGGAGAGAGATGCTGGTATCTCTCCGGTGAGGGAATTCTCTCCTAAGCTGATGACTTGGAGACGCCACAGAATGCCAAGCTCCGAGGGGATGCTGCCAGAGAGCCGGTTGCTAGAGAGGTTGAGCGTGTGGAGGAAGGAAAGGTTGGACAGGCTGTGGCTGATCACACCTGTCAGGTTGGATAACATGAGCTCCAGCGCCGTGACACGCCCAGGGTGCCGTCGGGAGCCGCATGAGACACCTTTCCACCGGCAGATGTTATTCTTCATGCTGCTGTTGGTAGGCGTCCATGCAGCAAGCACCCTGCTCGGGTCGCCGGAGATGCCGGCCTTGAATGCAAGCAGTGCTTGCTCATCAGTGGACTGAGCTTCGCAAAGATGAAGGGTCTGAATGGCATGGATGAGACAACTGGTTATGAGCAGGTATCTGCAGTTGCTAATGCTAAAGAGGTCATGCCTCCTCCTGCTACTGCCCCACATAGTTGCTTTGCTTGCTGTTCAACTGTGTGTTTGAGGGCTTTGCGCGACCGCTAAGGTGATATATAAACACAGTGTGAAAGATAAACTGAGGAATTCGACTATGGCTAGGTTGCTTATTCCAAGTTCGTTTATTCCTAGTGTAGCTTTCAGGAGATGTGAAAGAACACCAAACCAAAGACAACGATGTCTTGCTCAGGTCCTTTTCAATTGGTCACCTAGATTTCCACTTTTGAAGTAATTGCATATCCTTGGCAGAAGTAGATATCAGCAGACACAGCCTAATTACATATAATAAACTGCAAGAATTTGTTATTTGCGTTCTCTCATGGACCAGGCAAATTAGCTGCAGCCTGCAGGCCAGCTGAGTTTTTCCCTCTTAAAGTTAGGAATAACCAAAAGGAGTTGTTCTTTTTGCTGCTTCTGCAAGGAAGGCATGCAGTATTCAGCTAAGACTAGGTCCTCGTTTGAGTATAACCAATGAAACCAACTGCACACAAATACACAATTCCTGCTTTGTTTCCTTTCACCTATTGATTGAAAAGAAAGAAAAATTGAAACTTGCAGCTGCACTGAAAGACTTCACCAAACCTACTAAGGCAGGTAATCACCCACCCTCTAACAAATTATCATGTGTGGCCTATAAACATAACACATATGAGAACAAAACAACAGCCATTTAGAAGACTATGGGCAAGGTTCCCACCACTCATCAGTACACAGTACACACTGTCTCCAGTTCAAATATGATTTTTGAGTCTTACAAAAGGAGTAAGAAAAAAAACTCTTTATTTCAAGCAATAACAATCTGATAGTAAAAAGGGTGAGTCATCAGGATATACTGACGATATGCTTACATAATGATGATCATTATTCTTAGATTTTGCACAAAGACAAAAAAAATACATGGGCCCGGATGTTGCTGTTAGTCAGCAATGTACCAGAACACATCATTAACATGTTGAAAGCACCCAGTGGAAAGAATCAAAGCATGGATCAGTTGGAAGCACATTTTCCACTCCTAACCACTGTGCTTCTCATGTGGCTGTTATTATTATATATACTCAATTAAGAGACATCTCTCATCTCTGGATGCtgagggttgatttggtgacaaggggattccaggtcaccaaatcagctctgATGGTTGATTTGGTGACTAGAGAATTGGAGAAGATGTATGAAGAAGAAATCTCCATgctattcaaaattaaatagGAAGGGGATTCCTCCTACATAGATCTCCTTCAATTACTTGTCCACCAAACCAGCCCTAAGTGTTTTCTGCTTCCATAGATTATATGTCGGCACTGTGAGATGCACTTAGGGGTGACAATGGGCTCcacattttacactataaaatttaaaaaTCAGGTCAAATTAGGATCAGACTCTATttatattcatttttgaactaaaacttaTTTAAGGTCTTAACaaattgtgaagaaacatttagatcacgatccattaccaccgCTAGATGCACTACTCTCATTCAACTCTACACAAAGTTGACGTGGCGTCCGTGCATGGTTTCAGACTCATCTAGTCGAAGTCAAACTAAATTACTATTCGTACGGACACAGGACAGTGTGGATTCCGTGTGGACTTGAAGCCTTATAATTAACTAAGAAAGCAGCCTCATGGACTCATCTAGCAAAGCAAGCAACTCCGGAGATCATAGCTAAGCTTGATGATTTAGATAAGAGAGCTGAAGTAGTTCTGTTGAGTACTTCGGAGTTGGATCTGCGCAACTACTTACAGAACAGGCTTGCTCAGCTACTCCGGGAGGAGGAAATAAAGTGGTATCAAAGAGCGAAGGTCAAGGAGCTCCTGGAGGGGGATAGTAATACTAAATATTTTCAGATGATAGCCAATGGAAAATTCAGGAAGAATCGCATCTTCCAGATGACGGATGGAGCTCGTATGTTATACGACGAGAAAGAATTAAAGAGTCATATAACTGGTTATTATAAAAATCTCTTTGGCCCCCCAGAAAACACGTCTTTTAGTCTGGATGAGGATCTTAGAGATGATATAATACAAGTTACTCAAGTTGAGAACGAGAAGCTCACCCAGCCATTTTCTGAAGATGAAGTAAAAGCGGTGGTTTTTAGTATGGAACATAACAAGGCTCCAGGTCCTGATGGATTCCCGGCGGAATTTTATCAAATCTGTTGGGATGTTATTAAAGATGATCTTATGGCTTTGTTTCGTGAGTTCCACTCAGGAAATCTCCCTTTGTATAGTCTTAACTTTGGGACTATCATTTTGCTTCCTAAGACTCGGGAGGCAATCTCGGTTCAACAATACCGACCAATTTGTCTCCTAAATGTCAGTTTCAAAATCTTCACAAAGGTGGCGACTAAGAGGATCACGGAGGTTGCGCAGAATGTAATCAGTCCCCTGCAGACTGTGTTCCTGCCAGGAAGAAATATCATGGAGGGGGTGGTGGTCTTACATGAGACTATTCATGAGCTACATACGAAGAAAAGGGATGGGGTCATTTTCAAAATCGACTTCGAGAAAGCTTATGATAAGGTGAAGTGGAGCTTTGTTCAACAATCCCTTCGTATGAAAGGTTTTTCAAGTACCTGGTGTAGGTGGATCGAGTCTTTCATGAAGGGGGGCCATGTTGCGGTTAGAGTTAATGATCACATGGGTCCTTTTTTCCAGACCCATAGAGGGGTGAGGCAGGGCGATCCGCTGTCTCCTATTCTCTTTAACTTGGTAGTGGACATGCTTGCTACCCTGATTAATAgagcaaaggaaaatggccagatcaaggGCTTGGTGCCGCATTTGGTAGATGGGGGGCTATCCATTCTGCAATACGCCGATGATACAATTTTGTTTATGGATCACGATCTGGAAAAGGCAACGAATATGAAGCTCATATTATGTGCCTTTGAGCAGTTATCTGGTCTTAAAATAAACTTTCACAAGAGTGAGATATTCTGTTATGGGAAGGCAAAAGAGGATGAAGGGAGGTACACACGGCTGTTTGGTTGCAGTTCTGGTGGGCTGCCCTTCAGATATCTTGGGATTCCTATGCACCACCGTCGATTGACAATTGGTGAGTGGAAAACAGTGGAGGCCAAATTCGAGAAAAAGCTCAGCAGCTGGAAAGGAAAACTTATGTCAGTAGAAGGGCGGCTCGTATTAATTAATTCTGTGTTGACCAGTCTAGCGATGTTTATGATGTCTTTCTTTGAGGTACCAAAAGGTGTGCTGGAGAAGATAGATTATTTCAGATCGCGTTTTTTCTGGCAAGGGGAGGGTCATAAGAAAAAATATAGGCTGGCCAAATGGGATGTAATTTGTCAACCTAAGGAGGTTGGCGGGCTaggcattttgaatttagaggttcAAAATAAATGCCTCTTAAGCAAATGGTTGTATAAACTTCTCAATGAAGAAGGGATGTGGCAATCATTATTGAGACGTAAATATCTGGCCAATCGAACCTTATCCCAGGCGCAGCGTAGGGCCACTGATTCACACTTCTGGAGTGGTCTTATGAAAGTTAAGGACACATTCATTAGTAAAGGAACCTTTGTGATTCATGATGGGTCCCAGGTGCGTTTCTGGGAGGATGATTGGCTCGGGTCGGGAACGTTAAAACTTCGTTTTCCGTCTCTTTATAACCTAGCGAGGAGGAAGAACTCTACTGTTGCCTGTGTGTTCTCCACGGTGCCCTTAAATATATCCTTTCGGAGGGGTTTGGCTCAACAATTGAGGGACCAATGGGTTCAATTGGTCTCACTTGTTGCGCATACCGATTTGAATTCAAACAGGGACTTGTTCAGATGGAACTTGACCGCCAACGGGGTGTTTACGGTTAAGTCTCTGTATCTGGCATCTCTTAACAATGGGTTGGGGGTGCATAATAAGGACCTTTGGAAACTTAGGCTTCCTCTGAAAATTAAGATTTTTATGTGGTACCTCAAAAGAGGGGTAACATTAACAAAGGATAACTTGGCTAGGAGGCATTGGAATGGTAATAAGATATGTTGCTTTTGTAGTAGACCGGAGACAATAAAGCACCTATTTTTCAGTTGTTTGTATGCGTCATTCATTTGGCGGATGATTCAGATAAGCACGGGGTTGAGACCTCCTCGGGATGTTAATGATTTGTTTGGGGTTTGGGCGAGCGGGAGGCTTCCCAGAGTTCGAAACTTACTATTAACCGTTGCATCGGCAATTTGTTGGGCTATTTGGTTAAGTAGAAATGATGTGGTGTTCAATAATTCATCTCCTAAATCATGTGTGCAGGTAACCTTCAGGGCAACATATTGGTGCCGCTTCTGGTCTCAGCTTCAGCCTAGAAGGGAGGACCAAGAGTTAATAAAGTCTTCATGTCGTAATGTGGAGAGGGTGCTACTACAGTTCTTTAGCAATTTTGGATGGGGGTCTGCGTTGCGTTTAAATATGTAGTAGCTGTGGTTCGATAGCTGAAGTTCTTTAATTTGGCTAGTTGGGGTTCTCTGAAGTGGTCATAGGAGGAGTTTTGGCAATATGCTTCCGTCCCTTGTAATAAATGGCCGTAACCTCATTTGAGGCCAAGGTCGGATGAattttccattatctaaaaaaaaa
This genomic window contains:
- the LOC103650269 gene encoding probable LRR receptor-like serine/threonine-protein kinase At3g47570; its protein translation is MWGSSRRRHDLFSISNCRYLLITSCLIHAIQTLHLCEAQSTDEQALLAFKAGISGDPSRVLAAWTPTNSSMKNNICRWKGVSCGSRRHPGRVTALELMLSNLTGVISHSLSNLSFLHTLNLSSNRLSGSIPSELGILWRLQVISLGENSLTGEIPASLSNCARLTHLELQLNGLHGEIPANLSNCKELRVFNISVNTLSGGIPPSFGSLLKLEFFGLHRSNLTGGIPQSLGNLSSLLAFDASENFNLGGNIPDVLGRLTKLDFLRLASAGLSGKIPVSLFNLSSIRVLDLGNNDLSAVLPADIGFTLPRIQSLSLYNCGLKGRIPMSIGNMTRLRLIQLHINNLQGIAPPEIGRLKDLEVLNLQSNQLEDKWDRDWPLIQSLGNCSRLFALSLSYNRFQGMLPPSLVNLTIWIQQILINGNKISGSIPTEIGKLSNLRVLAIADNALTGTIPDTIGGLHNMTGLDVSGNNLSGEIPSLLVANLTQLSFLDLSQNELEGSIPESFENMRNIAILDLSYNKFSGMIPKQLVSLSSLTLFLNLSHNTFSGPIPSQVGRLSSLGVLDLSNNRLSGEVPRALFQCQAMEYLFLQGNQLVGRIPQSLSSMKGLQYLDMSENNLSGSIPDYLSTLQYLHYLNLSYNQFDGPVPTSGVFNDSRNFFVAGNKVCGGVSELQLPKCSGGNMLHKSRTVLIVSIAIGSILALILATCTFVMYARKRLNQKLVQSNETPPVPKLMDQQLKLSYAELSRSTDGFSTANLIGVGSFGSVYRGTLSDEEQEVAVKVLNLLQHGAERSFLAECKVLKSIRHRNLVKVITACSTIDHSGRDFKALVYEFMPNRDLDRWLHPSTGEGGERSSRTLTMAERVSIALDVAEALDYLHNHGQVPIIHCDLKPSNVLLDHDMVARVGDFGLSRFVQGANSNSFQPIANTTGIKGTIGYIPPEYGMGGGVSVEGDVYSYGTLLLEMFTAKRPTDPLFQGGQSIRSYVAAAYPERVTAVADLSLLQHEERNLDEESLEESLVSVFRVALRCTEESPRARMLTRDAIRELAGVRDAYG